The following proteins are co-located in the Nonlabens ponticola genome:
- a CDS encoding sigma-54-dependent transcriptional regulator — MAQILIIEDESAIRRVLSKILSEESKSYNVIEAEDGLAGIELIKDNDYDLILCDIKMPKMDGVEVLTAIKKIKPEVPVVMISGHGDLDTAVNTMRLGAFDYISKPPDLNRLLNTVRNALDRKELVVENKRLKKKVSKNYEMIGESELIVIIKNIIDKVAQTDARVLITGQNGTGKELVAHWLHEKSERSKGPFIEVNCAAIPSELIESELFGHVKGSFTGANKDRAGKFEAANGGTIFLDEIGDMSAKAQAKVLRALQENKIQRVGSDKDIKVDVRILAATNKDLKQEIEDKKFREDLYHRLAVILINVPSLNDRREDIPLLVDYFAEKIAKEQGTPVKTFDKKAIKLLQEYDWTGNIRELRNVVERLIILGGKDVSEKDVKLFASK, encoded by the coding sequence ATGGCACAAATACTTATTATCGAGGACGAGTCTGCAATAAGACGTGTACTCTCAAAAATATTATCTGAAGAAAGCAAAAGCTACAATGTCATTGAAGCAGAAGACGGTCTAGCTGGTATTGAACTTATCAAGGATAACGATTATGACCTGATACTATGTGATATAAAGATGCCAAAAATGGATGGTGTTGAGGTTCTAACGGCTATAAAAAAGATCAAGCCAGAGGTGCCAGTTGTAATGATCTCTGGACATGGCGATCTCGATACCGCTGTTAATACCATGAGACTGGGTGCTTTTGATTATATCTCAAAACCACCAGATCTCAACAGATTGCTCAACACCGTGCGCAACGCATTGGATAGAAAAGAGCTAGTGGTCGAGAATAAAAGGCTCAAGAAAAAAGTGAGTAAGAATTATGAGATGATAGGCGAGAGCGAGCTCATTGTCATCATAAAAAACATAATAGACAAGGTAGCTCAAACCGATGCTCGCGTTCTTATTACAGGACAAAACGGTACCGGTAAAGAGCTTGTTGCACACTGGTTACACGAGAAAAGTGAGCGTTCCAAAGGTCCCTTTATAGAAGTCAATTGTGCCGCTATTCCTAGTGAATTGATAGAGAGTGAACTATTTGGTCATGTCAAAGGTAGCTTTACTGGAGCCAATAAGGATCGCGCCGGTAAATTTGAGGCAGCTAACGGCGGTACTATATTTCTTGATGAGATAGGCGATATGAGTGCCAAAGCTCAGGCTAAAGTATTACGCGCCCTACAAGAAAATAAAATTCAACGAGTAGGCAGCGACAAAGATATCAAGGTAGATGTGCGCATCCTCGCAGCTACAAACAAGGATCTAAAGCAAGAGATTGAGGATAAGAAATTTAGAGAAGATCTTTATCACAGACTAGCCGTTATACTTATTAATGTGCCATCGCTAAATGATCGACGCGAGGACATACCATTACTGGTTGATTATTTTGCTGAAAAAATTGCAAAGGAACAGGGTACGCCGGTAAAAACTTTTGACAAGAAAGCAATCAAACTATTGCAAGAATATGATTGGACGGGAAATATAAGAGAGCTGCGCAATGTTGTCGAGCGATTAATTATTTTAGGCGGTAAAGATGTGAGCGAGAAAGATGTAAAGTTATTTGCCAGCAAATGA
- a CDS encoding DUF6268 family outer membrane beta-barrel protein — protein MKKSKTTSYMLVMIVVFLAFAKANSQATDLARVEYTYFPQRNSDNSFRRFRTFINIPLKIKEGTYIVPFFEYRNVHFLIRDDDRFREFGTDRYESYEGAIGYTFPMKKDWRFGSRAGFLFASNFDSGSVEKDDIFFSGSVYFIKDATDNFKTKPWRLVVGVQYSTRVGRPFPLPYINYYREFAPDWSYSVGAPKMNLKYRFNDKNSVQLYARLDGFYANIQNNVVTDDDQIADNASLTTVVVGPGYQYNLTRHLSLYAYVGYTAINDIRLRNEDGDDVKNINDSNTFYSRVGLKFKI, from the coding sequence ATGAAGAAGAGTAAGACAACCAGTTATATGTTGGTGATGATTGTAGTGTTTTTAGCTTTCGCGAAAGCTAACTCCCAAGCAACCGACCTCGCTAGAGTAGAGTACACGTACTTCCCACAAAGAAACTCAGACAACAGTTTCAGGAGATTTAGAACCTTTATCAATATTCCACTCAAGATTAAGGAAGGCACGTACATCGTCCCGTTTTTTGAATATCGCAACGTGCATTTTTTGATTAGAGATGACGATCGCTTTAGAGAATTTGGCACAGATAGGTACGAGAGTTATGAGGGCGCCATAGGCTATACATTTCCTATGAAAAAGGACTGGCGGTTTGGTAGTAGGGCAGGATTTTTATTTGCGTCAAACTTTGACTCTGGCAGTGTAGAGAAGGACGATATTTTCTTTTCGGGTTCTGTTTATTTTATAAAGGACGCAACAGATAATTTCAAGACCAAACCGTGGAGACTTGTAGTAGGTGTGCAGTATTCCACGCGAGTTGGTAGACCGTTTCCTTTACCCTATATAAACTACTACAGGGAATTTGCTCCAGACTGGAGTTATAGCGTAGGCGCACCCAAGATGAATCTGAAATACAGATTCAATGATAAAAATAGCGTACAGTTGTATGCAAGGCTTGACGGGTTTTATGCAAACATTCAGAATAATGTTGTCACAGACGACGATCAAATTGCCGATAATGCAAGCTTAACGACGGTAGTTGTTGGGCCTGGATACCAGTACAACCTAACGAGACATTTGTCACTCTATGCCTATGTAGGCTACACGGCTATTAATGATATAAGGTTGCGCAATGAGGATGGAGATGATGTGAAGAACATCAATGATTCTAATACATTCTACTCTAGAGTAGGATTAAAATTTAAAATATAA